In uncultured Ilyobacter sp., a genomic segment contains:
- the glgA gene encoding glycogen synthase GlgA encodes MKILFVTGEAWPFIKTGGLGDVSHSLPKSLVKTGVDIRVILPKYKAIDYKYKSKMKHLGHTYVKLSWRNQYCGIDMLEYDGVKYYFVDNEHYFKRDNVYGEFDDCERFGFFSKSVLAALEVMEFEPDLIHCNDWHSGLTPVYLKELQRNGTYKNVKTLYTIHNLKYQGIFSMETLDDVLGLSHDIHFREDSMKFFDAISFLKGGVNYSDYISTVSSTYAEEIKMEFYGENLHGLFRHNDNRLSGIVNGIDYDIFNPRTDKDIATKFSQSKIDKKIKNKLELQKELGLTVSEDIPMIGVITRLVRQKGIDLITHVLQELLQMDLQIVILGTGDQDYEDIFEYYSQVYPSKLSSNITFNDAIAKKIYASSDMFLMPSLFEPCGLSQMIAMRYGSVPIVRETGGLKDTVKPYNAKKKQGTGFTFTNYNAHEMLDTVRKAVEVYENKKAWKDLMLRGMNEKNSWSHAARNYKSFYKEILG; translated from the coding sequence ATGAAGATATTATTCGTAACTGGTGAGGCATGGCCTTTTATTAAAACAGGTGGACTGGGAGATGTATCCCATTCTCTCCCAAAATCACTTGTGAAAACTGGGGTAGATATAAGAGTGATCCTGCCTAAATATAAAGCAATAGACTACAAGTACAAGAGTAAAATGAAACATTTAGGACACACATATGTTAAACTTTCATGGAGAAATCAGTATTGCGGGATAGATATGCTCGAATATGATGGAGTTAAGTACTATTTTGTTGATAATGAGCATTATTTTAAGAGGGATAATGTCTATGGTGAGTTTGACGACTGTGAAAGATTTGGTTTCTTCTCAAAATCTGTATTGGCTGCTCTAGAAGTCATGGAATTTGAACCTGATCTAATTCACTGCAACGACTGGCATTCAGGACTAACTCCAGTTTATCTAAAAGAACTTCAGAGAAATGGTACTTATAAAAATGTAAAAACCCTCTATACTATACATAACCTAAAATATCAGGGTATTTTTTCTATGGAAACTCTAGATGATGTTCTAGGACTTTCACATGATATACATTTTAGAGAAGACTCTATGAAATTTTTTGACGCTATCTCCTTTTTAAAGGGAGGAGTAAATTATTCGGATTATATATCTACTGTAAGCAGTACCTATGCAGAAGAGATAAAAATGGAATTTTATGGAGAAAATCTCCACGGATTATTCAGACATAACGACAACAGGCTTTCTGGAATAGTAAACGGTATAGACTATGATATTTTCAATCCTAGGACTGATAAGGATATCGCAACTAAATTCAGCCAGAGTAAGATAGACAAGAAAATTAAAAATAAACTAGAACTACAGAAGGAGTTAGGGCTAACTGTATCAGAGGATATTCCTATGATCGGTGTCATAACAAGATTAGTTCGACAAAAAGGGATCGACCTTATAACTCACGTGCTTCAGGAACTTCTTCAGATGGATCTTCAAATAGTCATTTTAGGTACAGGAGACCAGGACTACGAGGATATATTTGAGTATTACTCACAAGTTTATCCGTCTAAGCTGTCTTCTAACATTACTTTCAATGATGCAATTGCAAAAAAAATATACGCTTCATCTGACATGTTTTTAATGCCTTCACTTTTTGAGCCTTGTGGGCTTTCTCAGATGATCGCTATGAGATATGGTTCTGTCCCTATAGTGAGAGAGACAGGGGGATTAAAAGATACTGTAAAGCCTTATAATGCAAAGAAAAAGCAGGGAACTGGGTTTACTTTTACCAATTACAATGCCCACGAAATGTTAGACACAGTAAGAAAGGCTGTAGAAGTTTATGAGAACAAAAAGGCATGGAAAGATCTTATGCTTAGGGGTATGAATGAGAAAAATAGCTGGAGCCATGCTGCAAGAAATTATAAATCTTTTTACAAAGAAATATTGGGTTAA